In Streptomyces sp. TLI_146, the genomic stretch CAGCGCCTCGTGCCGGTCCGTCAGGTATCCGACCGCCGCCTCCAGCGCGGCCGGATCCAGTGCCCGGCTCAGCTGGTAGGCCTCGACCATGTTGTAGGTGCGGACCTCCTCGTCGTCGAGGGACTCCAGCAGCCAGAGGCGGGCCTGGGCGTTGGTCGCGGGCCAGCGGGACGCGGTGCCGGCGGCCGGGACCGGTGCGGCGGTGGCGTCCGGCCCGGGGCGGTGGGCGGGCATCGCGCGCAGCGCCTCGGCGAGGGCGCGGGGAGAACGGGCGGTGAACACCTGGCGGATCGAGAGGCCTTGGGCCGCCTGGTCGGTACAGAGCGCGCCGACCAGCTGGGCAGCGGTGAGGCTGTGTCCGCCGGCCTCGAAGAAGTCCTCGTCCGCCGACTGCGGCGGGTGGCCGAACACCCTCTCCCAGGCGGCGGCCACCGCGTGGTCGGCATCGTCCACGGCCCTCCAGGTGCCGGTCGCCTCGGGCGCGGGCTCGGCAGCCAGCGCGCGCCGGTCGACCTTGCCGAGCGCGGTCCTCGGCAGCTCGTCCACCTGCCGCAGCACCCTGGGCACCATGTGCGCCGGAAGCAGCTCGGCCAGCGCGGCGCGGACGGCCTCGGGCTCGATGTCGCCGTCGGCCGTGTACCAGGCGCCCAGGACCTTGCCGTTGACCCCGACCGTCCGGGCCACGACGACCGCCTCGCGGATGCCGTCGAGTCCGACCAGGGTCTGTTCGACCTCGCCGGGCTCGACCCGGTTGCCGTGCAGCTTGACCTGGTCGTCGTTGCGACCCAGGAAGTCCAGCGTCCCATCCGCGTTCCAGCGTGCCAGGTCACCGGTGCGGAAGGCCCGGCCGGCCCCCGGCAGCGGGCAGTCGACGAAGCGCGTGGCGGTGGCCTCCGGCGCGCCGAGGTAGCCCCCGGCCGCGACCGCGGGGCCCACTACGTATACCTCGCCCGGCACACCCACCGGCGCGAGGTCGCCGCCCGGTGTCAGCACCAGTACCCCGAAGCCGGGGTTCGGACGGCCGATGGGGACCGCCGACAGGGAGACCGCGTCCTCACCCGAGCAGTGGAAGGTCGTGCAGGACATGGTGGTCTCGGTCGGCCCGTAGACGTTGACGAAGGTGCCGATCCTCAGCCGGCCCCGGGTCCGGGCGAGCAGACCGCGCGGGATCGTGTCGCTGCCCGTGACCACGTAGGGCAGTTCGAGCCCGGCGTCCGGCGGGAGCACCTCCAGCATGGTGGAGAGCAGGCTGGGCACGCAGTTCACCATCGTGACCCCGTACTCGCGTATCCGGTCCCAGAAGGTGACCGGATCCAGCTCGTCCGGCGCGCCGACGGCGACCAGGGCGCCGCCCACGGCGATGGTGAGGAAGACCTGGAAGGCGGTGGGGTCGGCGGAGATCGCGGACAGCAGCGCACAGCGCAGGCTCTCGTCGACGCCGAGCAGGTCGGCTGACATGACCACGTGGTGGGCGATCTGGTCATGCCTCAGCACGACGGCCTTGGGCAGGCCGGTCGAGCCCGAGGTGAAGAAGACCACCGCGTCGTCCTGCGGCCGGGGCTCGGGCAGGGGCGGCGCGGCGACCCCGTCGGACTCGGAAGCGGCGCGCAGGTCGAGGGCCGACAGAACCGGCAGCCGGCTGTCCCCCGTGGTGACGTCGCCGATGACCAGGCATGCGGCGCTGCCGTCGATGAGGTGCTGGACACGCGCGGCCGGGTGCCGCGGATCGATCGGGACGTACACGGCGCCGGCCCGGAGTACGGCAAGGGTGGCCAGGACGAGATCGCCACCGCGTGGCACGGCGATCCCGACCCGGTCACCGGGCCGGATGCCGAACTTCTCGATCAGATGCCTGGCCACGCGGTGGGAGCGGGCGGCGAGTTCGCCGTGCGTCCAGGAGAGGCCGGACTCGACGACCGCCACCCGGTCGGGCCAGCGGCCGGCCGAGGCGTCGGCGAGTTCCGTCAGAGTCCGGGGCGGGAAGGCCGCGAGCAGCGGCAGACCGCTCCACGCCTCCAGTTCGGTACGGTGCCCGGGGCTCAGCGGGTCGATCTCGGCGGCCGTCCGGTACGGACCGGCGGCGATGGCGTCGAGGGTGGCGGCCAGGCAACGGGGCAGGTCCGCTCCGACGGCGGGTACCTTGCCGTCGGATCCGACCACCTCCAGCCGGATACCGCCGTCGGCCGCCAGTCGGCCGTGCACGAGCAACTCGGCGGGGGCGGTGAGCTGTGCCTCGCCCCAGGCGACGGCGAGTTGGGCGACGGCGGAGCCGTCTGCCTCACCGACCGCGTCGAGCCGCGCGACCAGCGCGGCCCGGTCCTGCCACGGCAGCGCGGACGCCTCGGCCAGATCCCGGTGCAGCTCCTGGAGGAAGTCGCTCACCTTGGTGTCCGGGCCGAGCACTGTGCGCAGCAGCAGCTCGCCGCCGCCCATGCCGGGTGCCGGGCAGAGGACCGCGAGGTCCTCGGCGGCCCCGAACCGAGCCATGGCGAGGCGGGTGGCGGCGATGAGCAGCAGATGGAGACCGGTTGGATCGTCACCGGCGAGGTGGCGCAGCACAGCCGCCCGCTCCGGGGGAACCAGCGCAGCGCCGGGGGCGGTGACGGTGGCGCCGCCCGCCGGAAGGAGGTCTTCCCGGCTCATGCCCCGAAGTGCGGCAGCCCAGTGCGCTCGGACAGCGGCGGGTTCCAACAACGATTTCTCCCTGGAAGAGCTCTGGGTGGCGGGAGATCAGTTGTATACGAGTTATTCGTTTCCAGCCACATAAATTCTTGCAGGGCGCTTTTCCGCTCACATTGAACAGTTGAAAAGTGATCCAATCATGATGATCACGGGCCCATCAATGTGATTGACATCACAGCGTCAATCGAGAGTCGACACCACTGGCCACCAGCATGCGATCGCCACTCTTTGCCCGATTCCACCTTATAAGTCTCCGGTCGAAAGCGTTGCTTTGGGCGGAATGGACGCATCACGAGCCCGCGGTATTGGTCATTCCGTTTATGTACTCCCGTGGCCGGTCACCGAGATTTCAAGAGGAATCGGACACTGCGTCAAAATAGGTCCGTTTACGGCGAGTTATCTGCACATGGGGCTCGCCGTCGGAGCGAGCAGGCCGACGGAGCCTCCCTGGCGCGATCCGAACGGGGTTCGACGTGGCAATCCACAGCGGCGACCCGACGTCAAGGTGATCCGCATCACAAAGAATTCGATTGAGCCGCAAGATCGTGAGCAGCTACGTTGTGGTCGTTTCTTGCGACCGGCTTACGGTCGGGGCTCCTGCCAAAGAACTTCGGGGGATCAACAATCAGCGCCGGCCGGCGGAATAGGCCGCGCCTTGCTGCACTCCTCCCTGAATAAAGGAACCGTGTGAGTTCATTCCACATCTTCCGTGCGAATCCGGCATTCAGGCGGTACTGGTCCGCCAGATCGGTTTCCTTGGTGGGAGACGGCATCGCCACCGTCGCACTGCTGCTTCTGATAACCGGCAGCGGAGCGAGCCCCACCGGAGTGGCGGCGCTGTTGCTGGCTCAGGCGGTACCGCGCTTCTTCGGACCCATTGCGGGCGCGCTCCCCGACCGTTTCGAAGTCAGGCGCCTGCTTCTTCTGGCAGAAATCGGGCAGGGCGTGGTCTTCATCGCCATCGCCCTGGTGCCGTCGCACACGATTGTCCTGGTACCCCTCGTCGCACTCGCGTCGTCACTGGCCACGGTCTTCAATGCCGCCGGCCGTACGGTGATGCCCCGGGTGGTCGACACCGACCAACTGATGCCCGCCAACGCCTGGATGGGCACCGCGTTCAATCTCCAGGCGGCGCTCGGCCCGGTCCTGGGCGGCACGGCCGCCGCGCTGATCGAGCCCAGCGGCGCACTGCTGGTCAACGCGGTCAGCTTCTTCATCGGTGCCGCTCTGCTGCTCGGCCTGCCCCGAATGGAGCCCGTGGGCTCTTCGGACACCAATACGCCCGGCACCAAGGCGCCCGGATTCCTCGCGGGGGTCGGCGCGGGTATCGCCTTCACCTGGCGGCACCGGACGGCTCGGGCCATTTTCCTCCTGCTGCTCTTCGGCATCATGTTCGCCTCGCTGGACAATGTCGTCCTGGTCTTCCTCGCCCGTGACGTCCTCGACTCCGGTTCGTTCGGCTTCGGTCTGCTCGGCACCGGTTCAGGCGCGGCGATGGTCCTCGCGTCCCTCTGGCTGACCCGGTCCACCTCCAAGCTCTCGGCCGTGACCCTCCTGGCCGGCGGATGGATCGTCGCCGGTCTGGGTATCGCGCTCACCGGCGTGGCCCCGGTCCTTGCGGTGGCCGTGGCGACCCAGGCCCTGATGGGTGTGGGCAACAGCGTCGCGATGATCGGCGAAGAGACCCTGCTGCAGAAGGGCGTACCGGCCGAGATGCTGGGACGCGTGGGCGGCGCGCTCTCCTCCGCCGCCTTCGCGGGCAGCGCTCTCGCGTACGCCGTCGGCGGATTCGTCGCCAGCGCGCTGGCGCCCCGGACCTCGCTCACCATCGCCGGTGTCGGTCTGATGGCGGTGACGGTGCTCTGTCTGCCCGGTCTGCGCCACCGCGACGCCGTCCAGGGCGAAGAACCGGCCGAGGGCGACGACCTGGAGCGCGACGCGGCTCCTTCGTCCCCCGTATGACGGCCCCCCTGGGCCCGGCCGGCCCGTCCGCTGGGAAGTGCTTCCGTTGACCGGTGACACCGGCGGGCTGATCAGCTGGGACCCGCCCCGGACCGCACGCGTCCACCTCGTGTGTGTGCCGCATGCGGGCTCCGGGGCCTACCAGTTCCGTTCCTGGCAGCCGTTGCTCGGCCCTGAGGTCTCCCTGCTCGCCGTACAGCTGCCGGGGCGGGAGAACAGGTGGCGCGAGGCGCCGGCCACCCACATGGCAGAAGTACTGGACGCGCTGGTACCGGAGTTGCTCAGCCGCCTCGAACTGCCCTACGTCGTCGTCGGACACAGCATGGGTGCGCTCCTGGGCCATCAGTTGGCCCAGGCCCTCGGCACCCGGCACGGCCGTTGGCCCGAGCACTTCATAGCCTCGGCCGCCCTGCCGCCCGACGAACCGTTCCCGCCCAGCGGCGTCAGCGGTCTTGACGACGCGGAGCTGGTCGCCGAACTGGTCGAACAGGGCGCGATACCGGCCGACGTCGCCCGCAACGACCGTCTGGTCCGGCTCGTGACCCGACCGCTGCGCGGCGACCTCGCCATGTGCGACTCCTACCTCCCCACCGCCGGGACTCCCCTTCCCTGCCCGCTGGACGTCTGGCGCGGGGCGGACGACCTCGGGGTGTCCCACGACGGCGTCCAGGGATGGAGCCGCCATTGCGCCGCGGCCACGACGTTCCGCACGTTCCCCGGCGGCCACCTCTACCACCTGACCGATCCGCGTTCCGTCGTCGGCGAACTCCGCCGCATCGTCACCGGGACACGGCCACGAGGCGGACCGCCCGACGTCTGATCGGCTGAGGCCCGCACGCGGCGGGTCCCGCGGCAGCCACCGGTTCCGGCAGCCCATCGCACCACCAGCACACCGAAAGGACCCCGTCATGACGTCTGCCGAGCCGACGACACACGCTCCAACACCCCGCCCCGCTCCGGGGCCCGACGTCCTGCTCGCCGCGACCGTTGCCGTGTTGGGCCACTTCGACGGCGACGCGGACCAGACGCTGACGGTGTGGCAGGACGGCTCCGCCCGTACGGTCCGTGTGTCCACCGACGCCACCGCCGTGTCCGCCACTCTCGTCGAGGCCACGAGGGCGGGTCTGCTGGCCGCCGAGCCGGCACCGTCTCCCGACGCCGGACGGCTCGTCGACCTCACCGGGGACTGTCCCGCGCCGGCCGACCTCGACCTGCTCGTCCGCCTCGACGACGCCCGGCGGACCGTGCACGTCGCCACCGGTCCGGCCTGGGCACGCACCGCGACCGCCGAGCGGCTCAGCGGCCTCATCCAGCGCGTCGCCGGCCATCTCGCCGACCCGGCCACCGCCGACGCCCCGTTGTCCCGGCTGCCGTTCCTCACCGCCGACGAGCGCACCCGCCTGGTGGTCGAACTCAACGACACCACCGCCGAGGTCCCGCCTCGTACGGTCGCCCAGGCCATCGCCGATCTCGCCGCAGAGGACCCGGACGCCCCCGCGGTCATCACCCGTGAGCGCGTCCTGAGCCGCCGGGAACTACAGGATCTGGCGCGTACGGTGGCGGGGCAGCTGGCGCGGGCCGGGGTCCGGGAGGGCGACTCGGTCTACGTCTGCCTCCCCCGCTCCGCCGAACTCGTGGTCGCCTGGACGGCCGCCCTGGGCGCCGGCATCGTCTGCGTACCGGTCGACCCCGCCTACCCGCAGGCCCGGATCCAGCAGATCGTCCAGGGCGAGTCCCCGACGGTGCTGACCGTGCCCTCGACCCACGACCTCATCCCCCACGCACGGCGCATCCCCGTGGTGCTGGACCCGCCGGCCGGCTCTCCCGCCCCGGACGGCGCCTGGCCGGTGGCGGCCGCGCCGGAGTCGGTGGTCTACGTCATGCACACCTCTGGTTCGACCGGCGTCCCGAAGGGCGTCGCGATCCGTGAGATCGGTCTGCGCAACCTCATGCACGTCTCCGCCAGACAGTTCGGCCTCGGCCCGGGACGGCGCTCGTTGAGCCTGGCGAGCCCCGGCTTCGACGCCAACGTGTGGGAACTGCTGGCCCCGCTGTACGCCGGTGCCGCGGTGGTGCCCTTCGACGACGAGCTGATCTCGGCGAAGGGGCTGGCCGAGTGTGTCCGGGCTACCGAAGCCGACGCGTTCTTCCCGTTCTCACCGCTGCTCATCAGGCTCGACCCCGCCGACTTCCCCGGCATCCGGACGGTCATCACCGCGGGCGAGCTGTTCAGCCAGGAGCTCGTCGACCGCTGGCAGCCGGGCCGCGAGATGATCTACGCCTTCGGTCCCACCGAGGCCACCGCCCTGCAGTCCTGGCACTACTGCCACGCGGGTTCCCCCGAGCCGGCCCCCTCCATCGGACGGCCGATGACCAACCTGCGCATGTGGCTGGTGGATCCCTGGGGCGGCCTCGCCGCGCCCGGCGCCGTGGGAGAGCTGTACATCGGCGGCCTGGGAGTCGGGGCGGGCTACGTGGGGCTGCCGGAGGCCACGGCGGCCAAGTTCGTCGTACGGCCCGAACTCGACGGCGACAGCACGCTGTACCGCACCGGCGACCTCGCGAGTTTCCGCCCCGACGGGGCCATCGACTTCCGTGGCCGCAAGGACAACCAGGTCAAGCTCCGCGGTTTCCGGGTCGAACTCGGCGAGGTGGAGACGGTTCTCGCCGCCCTGCCGGGCATCGACACCGCGATCTCGGTGGTCCATGAGACCGATGCGGAGCGGCTCCTGGTCGCCCATCTGATCCCGGTCCCGGGCACCGAGCTGCCGTCCCCCGCACACCTGCGGGAGCAACTGGCCGACCTGCTGCCGTACTACATGATTCCCAGCGCCTTCGTGGCGCTCACCGATATCCCGTACACCCCCAACGGCAAGATCGACCGTACGGTATTGGCCCGCAGGCCGCTCCCGGCGCCCTCCGAGCCCGCGACCGGCTCCGGCGACATGGCGGACCGCGAGATCCTCGCCGAGGTCAGCGCCGCCTTCGCCGTCGTTCTCGGCGTCCCCGACATCGCTCCGGACCAGGACTTCTTCGCCGCCGGAGGCCACAGCCTCGGCGTCGCCGAGATCGCCGGACGCCTCAACGACCACTACCGTACGGACATCCGCGCCCGCGACCTCTTCGAGCACCCCACCCCCGCGGACCTCACCCGCCGCATCGCCCAACTCCTCGCCACCACCGAGGGAGCGGCCGCGGACGCGGAGCCGGACTCCGACGAGGGCGGACCCGGCCTGCTGCCGGTGCAGTCCTGGCAGTGGCTGCTGCGGCAGGCGCGTCCGGAGGACGACGCCGCCTACAACGTGCCGACGCTCTTCACCTGCGGCGGCGCGGTCGACCCCGAACGTCTGCGTGTGGCGCTGAAGGCCCTCCGTCTGCGGCATCCGATGCTGCAGGCGACCGTGCGCGAGGTCAACGGTGCTCCTCAGGTCTCGCTGGACGGCCCGGAGCCGGCGCTTGAGGTGGTCGACCTGAGCGAGGCGGCCGACCCGGAGGCGGACTGCGCCGAGGCCGTCCGCCGGCGCGCCAACCTGCCCATCGACCTGGCCGCCGGTCCCGCTCTGCGCGCCACTCTGCTCCGTCTGCCCGGCGGCCACCACCGCCTGCTGACGGTCTGCCACCACATCGTCAGCGACGGCCCGGGCATCGATATCCTCGCCCGCGACCTGGTGGCCGCCTACGAGGGCACGGCGGACGCCCTGCCGCCCCTGACGCGTGATCCGCTGGCGGTCGGCCGGACCGAGTCCCAGCTGCTGGCGCAGGGGGCCTTCGACGGGCAGCTCGACCACTGGCGTGAGGTGCTCACACCCCCGCCGGCCGCGCTCCCGCTGCCCGTGGACAACCCCCGCGTCCGCCCCGCCGGCGCGCGGACCGCAACGGTCGAGGTCGAGCTGGGAGCCCAGCTCACCGGCTCCCTGCGGGAGATCGGCCGACAGGCTCGTACCGGCCTCGCGGCCCCGCTCGCGGCCGCCGTCGCCGTCGCGCTCAGCCACTCCACCGGGCACAAGGACATCTGCCTCGGTACGCCGGTCAATCTGCGCGGTGAACTCGGCCTGACCGAGCACCTCACCAACGGAGCCAACTCCACGGTCCTGCGCCTGCGGATGGGTGCGGGTTCCCTCGCGGAGCTGCTCGCCGACGTCGCGGAGCAGATGCACGCGGCGATCGACTACGCGCGGGTCCCCTTCCCCCATGTGGTGGACCGTCTGGCGATGCCGATCACCCCCTTGCGCAACGCGCTGTTCGACGTCTTCGTGACGTGCTACCGCCGCAGCGAGGCGGGCACAGCCCCGGGGCTCACGCTCTCAGGGCAGGTGGTCCCGTTGGATTCCGGTCTGTGCGACCTGTCGTTCCAGGGCTGCGAGCACCGTGACGGGCTCACCCTGATCCTCCAGTACGACAGTGACCTCTACGACGAGGACACCGCCCTGCTGTTCCTGGACCGGTGGCGGCTCGCCGTCACGGCCCTGGCCACCGAACCCGAGGCGCCGTGGTCGCGCCCGGGCCTCGGTACACCGGCCGCCGCGCAGGCCCCCGCGGTGGCGGGCTTCGGCGGCTTCCGGTTCGACACCGCGACCGGAGAGGGCGGCGAGGGATGAGCGCCCCGCACGCCGCCGTACAGCCGCGTCCCCAGCCGGCCGAGTGGACGGACGTGAATCTGGCCGACCCCTCGGTGCACGCGGAATTCGACCTCACCCAGTGGTGGCGCCGCAGGCGCGAGGAGAACCCCGTCGCCCGGCACGACCACATTCCGGGCCAGGACGGGTTCTGGGTGGTCTCCCGGCACGCCGACGTGATGGACGCCTACCGGCGGCCCCAGGACTTCGGATCGGCGGCGGGGAATGTCATGGACACCCTGCTGCACGGTGGAGACTCGTCGTCCGGGCGGATGCTCGCGGTGTCGGACGGCGAGCAGCACCGCGGAGTGCGCCGGCTGGTGCAGCGCGGGTTCTCCCCCGCACTCCTGGACCGGCTCGGGGCCTCGACCCGTGCGGCGACGCGCAAGCTCGTGGCCCGGGCGGTGGAGCGCGGCCGCTGCGACTTCATGAAGGACGTGGCGGCCCACATCCCGATCGCCGCGATCTGCGAGCTGCTGGGCGTGCCCGACTCCGACAGCCGGTACATCATGGAGCTCGCCAACTCGGCCCTGGGATCGGACGTCCCCGGGCAGACCGCGCGGGAAGCGCAGCTGGCCCAGAGCGAGATCCTCGTGTACTTCTCGCAGCACGTCCGCAGACTGCGGGCCGATCCCCGCGACGACCTGCTGAGCATGCTGACGACCAGTGAACTGGACGGCAGCCCGCTGCGCGACGACGTGATCGTCTTCAACTGCTACAGCCTGGTCCTCGGCGGCGATGAGACCACCCGGCTGGGCATGGTCGGCGGGCTGCTGGCCCTGATGGAACACCCGGAGCAGTGGGCGCGGTTCAAGAGCGGTGAGACCTCGGTCGAGTCGCTGGTGGAGGAGGTCATGCGGTGGACCACCCCGGCGATCCACGTGGGCCGGACGGCACTGCGCGACACCGAGCTGGGCGGGCAGCGGATCGCCAAGGGTGACGTGGTCACCCTGTGGAACACCTCTGCCAACTGGGACGAGCGCGTCTTCACCGACCCGGAGGCCTTCGACGGCGGCCGCCGGCCGAACCGCCATGTCAGCTTCGGTTTCGGCCCCCACTTCTGCGTGGGCGCCCAGCTGGGGCGGATCGAACTGAGTGCCTTGTTCGAGGCGCTGCGGGCCTCGGTCGCGGAGGCGGAGCTGACCGGCCCGGTGGGGCGCTTCTACTCCAACTTCCTCAGCGGGGTCAGCAGCCTCCCGGTGGAGCTGCGCCGCTGACCCGGGGACGGGACGCACGCCGAAGGGGCCGACGGGATCTCTCCCGTCGGCCCCTTTCACGCGGGCTCCCTTTCGTACCGTGCCCCTAGGCGACGCTGCCCATGGCCCGGCACACACCGGCCACCGTGGGCTCGGCGAAGAAGGCGTCCAGGTCCGCCGGCACCCCTGTCCGGCTCTCCAGCTCCGTCAGGAGCATCACGGCCATCAGGCTGTGACCGCCGAGGTCGAAGAAGTCGTCGTCGGGACCGACCTCCGGGAGCGCGAGGATCTCGGCGAAGACCAGCGACACCGTGTCCCGCAGCCCCTCCGGGGCGGCGCCCCGCGCCTCGCCCGGCTCCCGCACCGCGGCCGGTTCCTGCGCGGCCGGAGCGGGCTGCCGACGGGCCGGCGCGGACAGTTCCTCCGCTGCCCGGTCCGCGAGCGCGGCCCGGTCCACCTTTCCGTTACGCGTGAGCGGCAGGCTGTCGAGGACCTCCACACGCCCCGGGACCATGGAGCTCGGCAGCACGGACCGCGCGGCCGCGCGCGCCGCCGCCGCGTCCACGGAGCCGGTGAGGAACGCGACCAGGGTGAGCGCGCCGTCGGGCCTGGTGACGGGCAGAACGACGGCGCTGTGCACACCGGGCAGGGCGCAGAGCCCTGCCTCGACATCACCGATCTCCACGCGATTGCCGTGGATCTTGACCTGGGAGTCGCCGCGGCCGAGGAACTCCAGACCGTTCGGCGTCCACCATCCGCGGTCGCCGGTCCGGTACCTGCGTCCGCCGGGCTCCTGAGCCGCCGTGACGAAGACCTCGGCGGTCAGCTCCGGCCGGTTGAGGTAACCGGCGGCCAGGCCGGGTCCCGCCAGCTGGATCTCGCCCGGGAAACCGGGCGGCAGCATGCGCCCCTTCTCGTCCAGCACGTACACCGCGGTGTTGTCGATCGGCCGGCCGATGGGGAACCCGTGCTGCGGACGGTGGTCGTAGTCGAAGGCGGTGGCCCCGACCGAGTTCTCGGTCGGCCCGTACTCGTTGACCAGCCGGGTACCGGGCAGCAGCCGGTGGTGCCGCTCGACGAGTTCGGCCGGAGTGGCCTCGCCGGCCACCGTGACCAGCCGCAGGCACCCGGGCGCGGCCAGCGCGTCGATCAGCACCGCGTAGAGGGACGGGACCAGGGTGATGTGCGTCGCCCCAGTCCGCTCCACCAGCGCACGCACCCGCTGCGTCTGGAGCCGGTCCGCTTCGCTCAGCAGGATCAGCCGTCCGCCGCTTCCCAGGACCGAGAACAGATCGGAGACGGAGCTGTCGAAGGCGAACGACGGGACCTGAAGGAGCCGAGTGCCGGGACCCAGGTCGTGATAGCGCCGCTTCCAGGCCAGATAGCTGCCGATCGCCGCGTGCCTGATCAGCACGCCCTTGGGCCGGCCGGTCGATCCGGAGGTGTAGATGACGTACGCGAGGTCGTCGGCGGCGGGCTCGTCCACGGGTGCCGGCACCGTTCCCGGGGCCGTGAGTTCGGCGGGCGGCACGGCCGGGACACCCGTGCCGGCCAGGGCGTCGGGGCTTTCGGCCACCGCAAGGACGCACTCCGCGTCGGCCAGGATGAAGGCGATCCGGTCCTTCGGGAGATCCGCGGGCAACGGAACGTACGCCGCTCCCGCCCGCAGGATGCCGAGGATCACCGCCACCGCGTCCGCGCTCTTGCCCAGCACGGTGGCGACCCGGTCGCCGCGGGCCACGCCCCGCTCGCGCAGCCGTCCCGCGACGAGGTCCATCCGCCGCGCCAGCACGCCGTAGCTGACCTCGTGGTCACCGTCGACCACAGCGACGGCGTCGGGGTTCTCGGCCGCCTGTCGCAGGAAGGGGCTCAGCAGGGTCTCTGCCTCGCGCGAGTCCTGGAAGTGGCCGCGGCCCTGGTCGAGGACGGCCGCCCGGTCCTGAGGGGCCATCAGTTCGACGTCCGTCAGGCTCCGGCCGGGCTCGTTGAAGCCCTCAAGGACGGTGACCACAGAGCGCAGCACGACCTCGGCCCACCATTGCTCCAGCAACGAGGTGGAGAATCCCGCGACCAGCGCGCGCGGCCCGCCCGGAGCGCCGGTCAGGGTCAGCTGGAGCGCGGTGCCCGCGACGTCCTTGGCCGGCCGCCGTTCCGTACCGACGGACACGGCGAAGGCGGCTTCGGCCGGTGCCGGATCCGCGGGACGCGCCGCCCGCAGCTCCTTGTCGATGGCCAGCACGAGATCGCGCGGGGACCGCGCGACCGCGGTGTCCACGGTGCAGGCGAACGGCCCCTGCGGATCGAGCACGTTGACGCTCACCTGCTCCTGCGCCTCCGCCGCGGCCAGGACGACCGCGGTCGCGGCCACCACGACCACCAGCTCCTCCACGGCCCGGCCGCCCGCGATCCGGTCGAGCGCGCGGCACGCGGCATCGGTCAGCGGCAGGGACTCCTTCGCCCACCCGGTGATTCCGGGCCCGGTCAGGCGAGCCCGGAGCGGAGTCAGCTCCCGCGCCGCCCCGGCGTCCGCGGGGAGTACGTTTTCGCGAATCATGTGATGCTCCTCCAGAGCTGGCAATGCGTCAAAGCGGCAGCACCGCCCGCTTCAGCTCAATGGAGGCGTACGGCCGAGGACCGGTCGGCGGCCGATTTTGACGCCAAAATTCCCTATCGCACCGCAGAAAAAGCATGGGCAATAGAAGGGTCACAGTGGGCAGAGCCATCTGGCACTCGCCATTCGCACGATAGCTCAAAGATGATCACGCATGTCAAGGGCTTATCAGGGACCGCACTCAACCTTTCCCCTTGTTTCCGAATTGCCCAATTTCTCTTCTCAACTACCTTGCTGATCAATCGCCACTCTGGCATTGTCTATCGACAGCTGGGCCGACGAGCGGGGTGAGGGAAGCAATATTCGTCGACATGCCCACACGGGGGCTTGCGGTATGGGGTCCGAAACATCGCGCGCCGCGCGGAACCCCCTCCGAATACTCGCCAGCCGGCAGGCCGCGTTCGCAGTATCCATTTTTGTCCGCTCCATCCGATTCCGGCTGGGCGCACCCTCGAAGGGCAGGTCGCATCACTGTGCTCCCCCAGAGTGTCCGTGCGCTCCCCGGCAGATACGTGATCACGCTCCGCCCGGCGGACGAACAGCCCACCGGAGAATGGCTCTTCGCGGTTCACAGC encodes the following:
- a CDS encoding non-ribosomal peptide synthetase, translated to MSREDLLPAGGATVTAPGAALVPPERAAVLRHLAGDDPTGLHLLLIAATRLAMARFGAAEDLAVLCPAPGMGGGELLLRTVLGPDTKVSDFLQELHRDLAEASALPWQDRAALVARLDAVGEADGSAVAQLAVAWGEAQLTAPAELLVHGRLAADGGIRLEVVGSDGKVPAVGADLPRCLAATLDAIAAGPYRTAAEIDPLSPGHRTELEAWSGLPLLAAFPPRTLTELADASAGRWPDRVAVVESGLSWTHGELAARSHRVARHLIEKFGIRPGDRVGIAVPRGGDLVLATLAVLRAGAVYVPIDPRHPAARVQHLIDGSAACLVIGDVTTGDSRLPVLSALDLRAASESDGVAAPPLPEPRPQDDAVVFFTSGSTGLPKAVVLRHDQIAHHVVMSADLLGVDESLRCALLSAISADPTAFQVFLTIAVGGALVAVGAPDELDPVTFWDRIREYGVTMVNCVPSLLSTMLEVLPPDAGLELPYVVTGSDTIPRGLLARTRGRLRIGTFVNVYGPTETTMSCTTFHCSGEDAVSLSAVPIGRPNPGFGVLVLTPGGDLAPVGVPGEVYVVGPAVAAGGYLGAPEATATRFVDCPLPGAGRAFRTGDLARWNADGTLDFLGRNDDQVKLHGNRVEPGEVEQTLVGLDGIREAVVVARTVGVNGKVLGAWYTADGDIEPEAVRAALAELLPAHMVPRVLRQVDELPRTALGKVDRRALAAEPAPEATGTWRAVDDADHAVAAAWERVFGHPPQSADEDFFEAGGHSLTAAQLVGALCTDQAAQGLSIRQVFTARSPRALAEALRAMPAHRPGPDATAAPVPAAGTASRWPATNAQARLWLLESLDDEEVRTYNMVEAYQLSRALDPAALEAAVGYLTDRHEALRTVFEMSAEQGSSRLWQVVRPAGRLRVRPRLQRVSPDAFDEALANARAEEARWRFDLAAGPLFRLRCLTTSGRPPVLLLNVHHAVNDAWSYSVLMHDLLVAARSFERGEQPRLPEVSGYVAHAAALDTRLSGSRGEEHARYWRAALADLPPAPALPGDLVPGPRRTNAGGFARVALDERATEGVRALAVRTGATPFMVYTAAVRALLHRLTGAVDMPLGTVSAGRPTPDLAHEAGLFVNTVVLRTVLDPSAGFGRLVEECVRTSLDAQEHEEYPFDQLVRDLGLPRDQGRNPLFDVLVETVVAGDAGMAPTDGGEDVRHLPADDQVSDFDLSFGFLIPPPGSPERAEVWVGHRRDLFTRERATQLGERLRELLTELLAAPDAPLTAAP
- a CDS encoding MFS transporter — translated: MSSFHIFRANPAFRRYWSARSVSLVGDGIATVALLLLITGSGASPTGVAALLLAQAVPRFFGPIAGALPDRFEVRRLLLLAEIGQGVVFIAIALVPSHTIVLVPLVALASSLATVFNAAGRTVMPRVVDTDQLMPANAWMGTAFNLQAALGPVLGGTAAALIEPSGALLVNAVSFFIGAALLLGLPRMEPVGSSDTNTPGTKAPGFLAGVGAGIAFTWRHRTARAIFLLLLFGIMFASLDNVVLVFLARDVLDSGSFGFGLLGTGSGAAMVLASLWLTRSTSKLSAVTLLAGGWIVAGLGIALTGVAPVLAVAVATQALMGVGNSVAMIGEETLLQKGVPAEMLGRVGGALSSAAFAGSALAYAVGGFVASALAPRTSLTIAGVGLMAVTVLCLPGLRHRDAVQGEEPAEGDDLERDAAPSSPV
- a CDS encoding thioesterase II family protein, which codes for MTGDTGGLISWDPPRTARVHLVCVPHAGSGAYQFRSWQPLLGPEVSLLAVQLPGRENRWREAPATHMAEVLDALVPELLSRLELPYVVVGHSMGALLGHQLAQALGTRHGRWPEHFIASAALPPDEPFPPSGVSGLDDAELVAELVEQGAIPADVARNDRLVRLVTRPLRGDLAMCDSYLPTAGTPLPCPLDVWRGADDLGVSHDGVQGWSRHCAAATTFRTFPGGHLYHLTDPRSVVGELRRIVTGTRPRGGPPDV